A single genomic interval of Halichondria panicea chromosome 2, odHalPani1.1, whole genome shotgun sequence harbors:
- the LOC135331321 gene encoding uncharacterized protein LOC135331321 — translation MADDSESLITEIVEETTGDEGLLPSARPRGRLYSLNSSRLPTDVIKRIAVELRLPGTASRADTYPMLEGKLEGLGHEPRNVQVRLDEDSIELMDAEGGVFLQIEVPAEEDPAEEDGHEGSGDLRAQLDEACSLNECLRREVSELKIRLAKANTKVKELWGQQCTLLVEFDEQLAEAEAKIEHLRAAGTGSPPSITGEQRKRIPHCIGHIY, via the coding sequence ATGGCAGACGACTCAGAGAGCCTGATCACGGAAATCGTCGAGGAGACGACTGGAGACGAAGGGCTATTGCCAAGTGCTAGACCTCGAGGGAGACTGTACTCGTTGAACTCCTCGAGGCTCCCGACTGACGTCATCAAACGCATAGCCGTGGAGCTGAGGCTACCTGGGACTGCCTCGAGGGCAGACACCTACCCTATGCTGGAGGGCAAGCTGGAAGGGTTGGGACACGAACCAAGGAACGTTCAAGTGAGGCTGGATGAAGACTCCATTGAGCTGATGGATGCTGAAGGAGGAGTGTTTCTGCAGATAGAAGTCCCTGCTGAAGAGGATCCTGCCGAAGAGGATGGACACGAAGGAAGCGGAGACCTGCGCGCTCAACTAGACGAAGCCTGCTCTCTGAACGAGTGCCTTCGGAGAGAGGTGAGTGAACTTAAGATACGGCTTGCTAAAGCCAACACTAAGGTCAAGGAACTGTGGGGccaacaatgtacattgttggTCGAGTTTGATGAACAATTAGCCGAAGCAGAGGCTAAGATTGAGCATCTTAGGGCTGCTGGTACAGGCAGTCCCCCTAGCATAACCGGAGAACAGAGAAAGAGAATCCCCCACTGTATCGGACATATTTACTGA
- the LOC135332001 gene encoding uncharacterized protein LOC135332001, whose product MRAPGVSGVDSYSALCIAAKSEERRLQELRKRQQYQKPPPKTFPARGYGFTNTFNEKRRDGKSDKHTCFVCDQPGHFANNCPSRRTESRGRNLLGSQKSAPMQTISGLEPEASDRMEDMLEMLLSDSDGEQVQLVQVRDKGSSAKGATVQIQGVPAVGVLDSGSDLTIIGAELFTKVALAARLHKRDFKKADKIPRTYDQRTFSLDGRLDLDIEFAGKSMNTPVYVRKEAQDQLLLSEGVCRQLGLITYHARVEPFRQLLKDPHGSSTDERVAQVPIVRVHLVQSVNMLPHQSLVVPVQTDAHYGSEYVLLVESSNELRETTGVHVEDALINTSCDGLAYLILSNPSGVSCQIEVNACLGVVQQVALVDPDMEKLDGPSVSRVEGHHPAEHDNAGPRKQKLLAIIKKPEILNEQQSTEFETFLTQHHDVFSLEDGERGKTSLTEMTILTGDSPPQRVPARRMPLAVRREVATQLRNIQKTGVVRPSASAWSSPVVMVKKKDGTQRFCVDYRALNAVTKADTFPLPRIDDLLDQLGNSRFFTTLDLASGYWQIRLSQSSREKTAFAVPHGLFEFQVMPFGLTNAPAVFQRLMQQVLAGLNPEQGPDFVKVYIDDILVFSPSLADHLDHLQQVLGRIRNAGLKLKPSKCHFIAKEVQYLGHCLTPEGLKPNPATVSAVKEFPQPTNLKGVRQFLGLSSFYRRFIRGFATVAQPLHQLTRKGVHFRWGSECQQAFAMLKDLLTSAPVLTYPRVEDPFILETDASILGLGAILSQCQEDGQTHPVAYASRSLNQAERNYGITELETLAVVWAATHFRAYLYRNKVTVYTDHSAVKAVLKAPNPSGKHARWWTRVYGSGIEEVDIVYRPGKQCANADALSRSPIGRTADTIENDPVVTKVTATELQKSGTIPELLTADPEFSGVTSSFGSEQRKDSNLIATFNFLEEQVLPEDPSKARKIALQAPLFAVVEDVLYHLDPKPSCRRRIVVPKHMTRVCWTRPIAV is encoded by the coding sequence ATGAGAGCACCAGGCGTATCTGGCGTTGACTCCTACTCAGCCTTATGCATTGCAGCAAAGAGTGAGGAGCGTAGGCTCCAGGAATTGAGGAAGAGGCAACAGTATCAGAAGCCACCCCCCAAGACCTTCCCAGCTAGAGGATACGGGTTTACCAACACCTTCAATGAGAAGAGACGTGATGGTAAGAGCGACAAGCATACCTGTTTTGTATGTGATCAACCCGGTCATTTTGCCAACAACTGCCCCTCTAGACGCACAGAGAGCCGAGGTAGAAATCTACTGGGCAGCCAGAAATCAGCCCCGATGCAGACTATAAGTGGGTTAGAACCTGAGGCATCTGATAGGATGGAGGACATGTTAGAAATGCTTCTCTCTGACTCGGACGGAGAACAGGTTCAACTGGTACAGGTGCGAGACAAGGGTAGTAGTGCTAAAGGAGCCACAGTCCAGATTCAAGGAGTCCCAGCAGTAGGTGTGCTAGATAGTGGCTCCGACCTAACCATTATAGGGGCTGAGTTGTTCACGAAAGTAGCACTAGCAGCACGTCTACATAAACGAGATTTTAAAAAGGCTGATAAGATCCCTAGAACCTATGACCAGAGAACCTTCTCATTGGACGGACGTCTAGATCTAGACATAGAGTTTGCGGGAAAGAGCATGAACACCCCAGTGTACGTTAGGAAGGAAGCACAAGACCAGCTTCTCCTTTCTGAAGGTGTATGTAGACAGTTAGGTCTTATCACCTACCATGCAAGAGTAGAGCCTTTTAGACAACTACTTAAGGACCCCCACGGTAGCAGTACTGACGAGAGAGTAGCACAAGTACCCATTGTTAGAGTACACCTAGTACAGTCAGTCAATATGCTGCCGCACCAGAGCCTTGTTGTTCCGGTCCAGACGGATGCACATTACGGTAGTGAATATGTGTTACTGGTAGAGTCCTCTAATGAGCTCAGAGAAACCACTGGAGTTCACGTAGAAGACGCCCTAATCAACACTTCTTGCGACGGTTTAGCCTATCTTATTCTGTCTAATCCTAGTGGTGTATCTTGTCAGATAGAGGTGAATGCATGTCTTGGAGTCGTACAGCAAGTTGCGCTGGTTGACCCAGACATGGAGAAACTGGATGGCCCCTCTGTAAGCCGAGTAGAGGGTCACCATCCAGCAGAACACGACAACGCTGGCCCGAGGAAGCAGAAACTATTAGCTATCATAAAGAAGCCGGAAATCCTGAATGAGCAACAGTCGACTGAGTTTGAGACATTCCTGACCCAACATCATGATGTCTTTAGCTTAGAAGATGGGGAAAGAGGCAAGACCAGTCTGACCGAGATGACAATCCTGACCGGAGACTCCCCACCACAGAGAGTACCAGCACGGAGGATGCCATTAGCAGTTCGTCGAGAGGTGGCCACGCAACTGAGAAATATACAGAAGACAGGGGTAGTACGTCCATCAGCCAGTGCATGGTCAAGCCCGGTAGTAATGGTCAAAAAGAAGGATGGGACGCAGCGCTTTTGCGTAGACTACCGTGCACTAAACGCAGTAACAAAAGCAGACACCTTTCCACTCCCTCGCATTGACGACCTGCTGGACCAGTTGGGCAACTCCAGGTTTTTCACAACACTAGATTTAGCCAGCGGATATTGGCAAATCAGGCTCTCCCAGAGCTCCCGAGAGAAGACAGCCTTCGCTGTCCCACACGGGCTATTTGAGTTCCAAGTGATGCCCTTCGGGCTCACAAATGCCCCAGCGGTCTTCCAAAGGCTGATGCAGCAAGTACTGGCAGGATTGAATCCTGAGCAAGGCCCTGATTTTGTAAAAGTCTACATCGACGACATATTGGTATTCTCCCCGTCGCTAGCTGATCACTTAGATCACTTGCAACAGGTGTTAGGGCGCATTAGGAATGCCGGGCTGAAGCTAAAGCCCAGCAAGTGCCATTTCATTGCTAAGGAAGTACAGTATCTGGGGCACTGCCTGACTCCTGAGGGACTAAAGCCCAACCCCGCTACAGTGTCTGCTGTGAAGGAATTCCCTCAACCAACAAATTTAAAGGGGGTTCGCCAATTTCTTGGACTAAGTTCATTTTATCGGAGGTTCATTAGAGGCTTTGCAACAGTAGCTCAGCCCTTGCATCAATTAACACGGAAGGGAGTACACTTTAGATGGGGTTCAGAGTGCCAGCAGGCGTTTGCAATGTTGAAAGATCTACTCACATCTGCTCCAGTGCTGACTTACCCACGAGTGGAGGATCCATTCATTCTTGAAACGGATGCAAGTATTCTTGGTCTAGGGGCTATTCTATCCCAGTGCCAGGAGGATGGCCAAACCCACCCTGTAGCGTATGCCAGTCGCTCACTCAACCAAGCAGAGCGAAATTATGGAATCACGGAACTAGAGACTCTCGCAGTAGTGTGGGCCGCAACCCATTTTAGAGCTTATCTTTACCGGAACAAAGTCACGGTATACACAGACCACTCTGCGGTTAAGGCAGTGTTGAAGGCACCTAATCCCTCCGGGAAACATGCCAGGTGGTGGACCCGGGTGTATGGGTCGGGGATTGAAGAAGTAGATATTGTGTACCGTCCTGGCAAGCAATGTGCGAACGCTGATGCATTATCTCGAAGTCCCATCGGGCGCACTGCGGACACAATCGAGAATGACCCTGTGGTAACCAAGGTGACTGCTACGGAATTACAGAAGTCCGGAACGATCCCAGAGCTTCTGACAGCAGATCCAGAATTTTCTGGAGTAACGTCATCATTCGGCAGTGAACAACGGAAGGACTCTAACCTCATTGCCACATTCAACTTTCTGGAAGAACAAGTGTTACCAGAAGACCCCTCGAAAGCGAGGAAGATCGCCTTGCAAGCACCGTTGTTTGCCGTCGTTGAGGACGTCCTGTATCACCTCGACCCCAAACCTTCTTGCCGACGAAGAATCGTGGTGCCAAAACACATGACAAGGGTTTGTTGGACAAGACCCATCGCAGTCTGA
- the LOC135331760 gene encoding eosinophil peroxidase-like has translation MRGILVLLLAASICSINALEREELINAAIQDVEREELSIAALAQHSKAPDGATTSSELLNAFKRASPLAIKQGKARLKFEKLIHKAERSILENERREMTDIDNLAKAEEIAKVLMSRPGSILTKDEVAKMYEHATCTKPPSCNLPTMKTMRTVTGICNNLEKPLLGSSTTAFRRLIEPQYEDGFSQLRGTMQSEGNSLFNGGPFQPPNPSPRIISLNVIQDQPLVNNDNTHLIMQWGQFMDHDLGLAPFFHDESRSLCEGCENTDKCAPILVPTSDPIFGNQVCIEFPRSIPACDSGGANGEVRPRQQINDLTSFIDASQVYGSSQDVFEAVQDTRTGLLRTGPNIPENGGVSLPIVNSATKKLVECMGSGPNCFLAGDVRVNEQTALTIMHTIWLREHNRIVFEIRQSNPGTSPDVLFQKARAIVGAEIQKITFKDYLPLLLGSAMSVIKPYTGYKSNVDPTIPNAFAAAAFRFGHSQINPFFERLDENNTPLSIGPLSLLDTFFNPIQYTLSGGTDPILRGLLKRPARSVDEFVNDILTNHLFQTNVSVGMDLAALNIQRGRDHGLPPYYTWKRWAKRECNISSEFMNDLTKVRLLQTYGTLETVDLWVGGLAEEHVSGGLLGATFACIFAKTFEALRDGDRFYYENPESALFSADQRKTLEDASLSRIICDNSDNINTIQENAFRADEPSISCSKIKRVDIDKWSNNNKCYLRAKVNRRMGEIDLLSYSMLRRQRKTRKLYKNTLDDRDTTCIPIVCPTKSKSVTVLVSIDDKNQQCRAQRSALLKPRGRKRLRGVIKLKDIENSANGAYKNYGDCKIGTQYGAIFNCRSDVAAVESNNELLQELETSLTQTASSMSSLSIEIPLTDSTLPAEYREFIDEFEDEPAENVLSVQSDAAWKEEAIDTLENLLTTLKDDQKDKQTNNEKTDEATDQELYKNLNKLLKDNK, from the exons ATGAGGGGAATTCTTGTACTGCTCCTTGCAGCTAGCATATGCTCAATAAATGCTTTAGAGCGAGAGGAGCTGATCAACGCTGCTATTCAGGATGTGGAGAGGGAAGAACTAAGCATAGCAGCGCTAGCACAACACAGCAAGGCTCCAGACGGTGCAACAACATCTAGTGAGCTCCTAAATGCTTTCAAACGTGCCTCACCACTTGCTATAAAGCAAGGAAAAGCAAGACTCAAGTTCGAAAAACTAATTCACAAGGCTGAAAGAAGCATTCTGGAAAATGAAAGGAGAGAGATGACAGACATAGATAACCTTGCAAAAGCAGAAGAGATAGCGAAAGTACTGATGAGTAGACCTGGATCTATTCTTACCAAAGATGAGGTTGCTAAGATGTATGAGCATGCAACATGTACCAAACCGCCTTCCTGCAACCTCCCTACCATGAAAACAATGCGAACAGTAACCGGTATATGCAACAACCTTGAAAAACCATTGCTTGGATCTTCTACAACTGCTTTCCGCCGACTAATTGAGCCACAGTACGAAGATGGATTTAGTCAGCTTCGTGGAACCATGCAAAGTGAAGGAAATTCACTATTCAATGGAGGACCATTCCAGCCACCAAATCCCAGCCCTCGGATTATTAGCTTGAATGTGATTCAAGACCAGCCATTAGTCAACAATGATAATACTCATCTTATTATGCAGTGGGGTCAGTTTATGGATCACGACTTAGGTCTTGCTCCATTTTTTCATGATGAAAGTCGATCATTGTGTGAAGGATGTGAAAATACAGATAAATGTGCCCCAATATTAGTTCCTACAAGTGATCCAATTTTTGGAAATCAAGTGTGTATTGAATTCCCTCGAAGCATTCCAGCTTGTGATAGTGGAGGAGCAAATGGTGAAGTACGCCCACGGCAACAAATAAATGATCTGACCTCTTTCATTGATGCCTCTCAAGTATACGGCTCGAGTCAAGACGTATTTGAGGCAGTTCAAGATACTAGAACTGGGCTACTGCGAACTGGACCTAACATTCCAG AAAATGGAGGAGTCTCACTTCCTATTGTCAATAGCGCCACGAAAAAACTTGTTGAATGCATGGGATCGGGGCCAAATTGTTTCCTGGCTGGAGATGTGAGAGTGAATGAGCAGACAGCTCTGACAATAATGCACACAATATGGTTGAGAGAACACAATCGAATTGTATTTGAAATCAGGCAAAGTAACCCTGGAACAAGTCCTGATGTGTTATTTCAAAAAGCACGTGCTATTGTTGGTGCAGAAATTCAAAAAATCACTTTCAAGGACTACTTGCCACTTTTATTAGGAAGTGCAATGTCTGTCATTAAGCCATACACAGGTTACAAATCTAATGTCGATCCAACCATTCCTAACGCTTTTGCAGCAGCAGCTTTTCGATTTGGACACAGTCAGATCAATCCATTCTTCGAGCGACTCGATGAGAATAACACACCATTGAGTATTGGGCCTTTGAGTCTACTGGATACTTTCTTTAATCCTATTCAATACACATTAAGCGGCGGTACTGATCCTATTCTTCGTGGCCTTCTTAAAAGACCTGCACGTAGCGTAGACGAATTTGTGAATGACATTCTCACCAACCATCTTTTCCAAACAAATGTTTCTGTTGGAATGGATCTTGCAGCACTCAACATCCAGCGAGGGCGTGATCATGGACTGCCACCGTACTATACTTGGAAAAGATGGGCAAAGAGAGAATGTAACATATCCAGCGAATTTATGAACGATCTCACTAAAGTCCGTCTTTTGCAAACGTATGGCACTCTTGAAACCGTTGATCTCTGGGTCGGAGGCCTAGCTGAGGAGCATGTATCTGGTGGTTTGCTGGGAGCTACGTTCGCCTGCATTTTTGCCAAAACATTTGAAGCCCTACGAGATGGTGATCGCTTCTACTATGAAAACCCTGAGTCTGCTTTATTCAGTGCTGATCAAAGGAAAACTCTTGAGGATGCTTCACTGTCTCGTATCATTTGCGATAATAGTGACAATATTAATACAATACAGGAGAATGCTTTTCGGGCAGATGAGCCAAGCATAAGTTGTTCAAAAATCAAAAGAGTTGATATAGACAAGTGgagcaataataataaatgcTATTTGCGAGCAAAAGTGAATAGAAGAATGGGTGAAATTGACCTATTATCTTATTCAATGTTAAGACGACAAAGAAAAACACGAAAACTATATAAAAACACTCTAGATGATCGCGATACGACATGTATTCCTATTGTTTGTCCTACGAAAAGTAAGTCAGTGACGGTATTAGTGTCTATTGACGACAAAAATCAACAATGTAGGGCACAGAGGAGTGCACTACTGAAACCAAGGGGAAGGAAAAGACTTCGGGGTGTTATTAAGCTGAAAGATATTGAAAATTCAGCCAATGGAGCGTATAAGAATTATGGTGATTGCAAAATTGGAACACAGTACGGAGCAATTTTTAATTGCAGGTCTGATGTCGCAGCTGTTGAATCGAATAATGAATTACTGCAAGAGCTAGAAACCTCACTGACTCAAACTGCTTCATCAATGAGTAGCCTATCAATAGAAATACCCTTGACAGATTCCACACTACCAGCTGAGTATCGTGAATTTATAGATGAGTTTGAAGATGAACCAGCTGAGAATGTACTTTCTGTACAAAGTGATGCAGCTTGGAAGGAAGAGGCAATAGACACCCTAGAAAATCTTTTAACCACTCTTAAAGATGATCAAAAAGATAAACAAACTAATAACGAAAAAACCGATGAAGCTACAGATCAAGAACTTTACAAGAATCTTAATAAGCTTTTGAAGGATAATAAATGA
- the LOC135331314 gene encoding WD repeat-containing protein 1-B-like — protein MPYQPKSVFATLPRTQRGMPLIINGDPKGQNILYCNGNSVIIRNVENPGISDVYTQHSVEATAARYAPSGYYIASGDASGKIRIWDTTQKEHILKYEYQPISGKIKDIVWSPDSKRIAVCGEGREKFGHVFLWDSGSSVGEITGHSKFINAIDYRPVRPFRVVTAGEDRNVGWFEGPPFRYKTAMQGHTRFVNIVRFSPDGELVCTGGADGQAFLYNGKTAEKVTSLGGDKAHSGGIYCLSWSPDSRQVLTASGDKTCKMWDVETNSVVTEFKMGSQVDDQQVSCLWQGSNILSVSLSGYINYLDVNNPDKPLRVIRGQQKNLTALSTSADRSTIYAGSFTGRISYWNVESGEVDLVSGQAHTNCINTIQATPDKVYSLGLDKSFKIIQAATNEFDAQSLNIPDRDPSGLAVGRDGLAVITTNLDVLVARDGTKVSSLSVDYEPVCVAFHPSEPEVAVGGKNSKVYVYTVNGDTLSAKTTLSVGEQITVIAYSPDGKSVAITSGKSIVVFDAANYQEKKRLVFHSARVMSLDWSQDSSQIVSGSIDTSIIVWDPVKGERIEMIKGAHPLSIVSGVCWINDKQFASCGHDCCIRIWEQA, from the exons ATGCCTTACCAACCAA AGAGTGTGTTTGCAACACTCCCCCGTACTCAAAGGGGGATGCCCCTGATCATTAATGGAGACCCGAAGGGCCAAAATATTCTCTACTGTAACGGAAATTCTGTGATCATCAGAAATGTCGAG AATCCTGGTATATCTGATGTGTACACTCAACACTCTGTGGAGGCCACAGCTGCCCGTTACGCCCCCAGTGGCTACTACATCGCATCCGGAG ATGCATCCGGTAAGATTCGTATTTGGGACACGACTCAGAAGGAGCACATTCTCAAGTACGAATACCAGCCCATTTCCGGGAAGATAAAGGACATTGTGTGGTCTCCTGATAGCAAGAGAATTGCCGTGTGTGGAGAAGGAAGAGAGAA ATTTGGccatgtgttcctgtgggacTCTGGTAGTTCAGTGGGGGAGATCACAGGGCACAGCAAGTTTATCAATGCCATTGATTACCGCCCCGTGCGGCCATTCCGTGTGGTGACTGCTGGAGAGGACAGGAATGTAGGCTGGTTCGAGGGGCCACCATTCAGATACAAGACTGCAATGCAG GGCCACACTCGTTTTGTGAACATTGTTCGTTTCTCTCCTGATGGTGAGCTCGTCTGCACTGGAGGTGCTGATGGCCAAGCCTTCCTCTACAATGGCAAGACAGCAGAGAAAGTTACTAGTTTGGGTGGAGACAAGGCTCACTCTGGAGGCATCTACTGT TTGAGCTGGAGCCCTGACAGTAGGCAAGTGCTCACTGCCTCAGGGGATAAGACCTGTAAGATGTGGGATGTGGAGACTAACAGTGTTGTGAC TGAGTTCAAGATGGGCAGCCAAGTTGATGACCAGCAGGTAAGTTGTCTGTGGCAAGGCAGCAACATACTCTCTGTCTCCCTCTCTGGATACATCAACTACTTGGACGTCAACAACCCTGACAAGCCACTCAGGGTCATTAGG GGTCAGCAAAAGAATCTGACTGCCCTATCCACATCTGCTGACCGCTCCACTATTTACGCAGGAAGTTTCACTGGCAGGATTA GCTATTGGAATGTTGAAAGTGGTGAGGTGGACCTTGTGTCTGGGCAGGCCCACACCAACTGCATCAACACCATCCAGGCTACACCCGACAAGGTATACTCTCTCGGACTGGACAAAAGCTTTAAAATCATCCAAGCTGCCACAAATGAGTTTGA TGCCCAAAGTCTGAACATCCCTGACCGAGACCCGTCTGGTCTAGCTGTGGGGCGCGATGGTCTGGCTGTCATCACTACTAACCTCGATGTCCTTGTGGCCAGGGATGGCACAAAAGTCTCGTCCCTTTCCGTTGATTATGAGCCTGTCTGTGTTGCCTTCCACCCCTCTGAGCCTGAGGTGGCTGTCGGAGGAAAG AACTCCAAGGTGTATGTTTACACTGTAAACGGTGACACCCTTTCTGCAAAGACAACACTCAGTGTTGGGGAACAGATCACAGTTATTGCATATTCCCCCGATGGAAAATCGGTTGCCATAACTTCTGGCAAAAGCATTGTTGTGTTCGATGCTGCCAACTATCAG GAGAAGAAGAGACTCGTCTTTCACTCCGCACGAGTCATGTCTCTAGACTGGTCGCAAGACTCCTCCCAGATTGTATCCGGGTCAATTGATACCAGCATCATTGTCTGGGACCCAGTCAAGGGTGAAAGAATTGAGATGATCAAAG GTGCCCATCCTCTTTCTATCGTGTCCGGAGTTTGTTGGATTAACGACAAGCAGTTTGCAAGCTGTGGCCATGACTGTTGCATCAGGATCTGGGAACAAGCATAG